In the Salinirubrum litoreum genome, one interval contains:
- a CDS encoding lipopolysaccharide biosynthesis protein translates to MKDTPTLSVGREALLALGSKVLMAAIGFGGYLLFTFLIGREGMGNYEAVLAAAFVLAQIPAGIGTAIKKRVSEVDIDPPEFLGVGILAHGVFTVILVVVYLLVEPWAADYFGSSDLALGVVLVVFSLGLFNVTNRFYSGTGHPAASSWADALRSVLTFVAQILLIWWGLETFGLVVGLVAATFLTGVVSAVASKVTPAIPTAETARTVYDFARWSVPTSMLTNLYSSADVLIIKGLAGVALAGPVGASGAGMYGLAKRLAMPAAMFAGSIRDALSVKSSGVDSAGGDVRADLANSLSYTGLIAIPLFFGALAIDDALLLFFDESYADGPALAITGMALFQVFNTFRLPFEAVLEGTDRPRTIFRVNVLVLLVHVPLAVALGYTYGLMGVIAATITAEALRVVVYQYLAHTDYGGVVLTRPMAEQTLAGLSMLGIVVGLREYVVSIQSIVWLVLVVGIGAGVYFTVLLAISRHFRETLRHTVPGVDRVL, encoded by the coding sequence ATGAAGGACACGCCGACGCTGTCGGTCGGACGCGAGGCACTGCTCGCGCTCGGGTCGAAGGTCCTGATGGCCGCCATCGGCTTCGGCGGCTACCTCCTCTTTACCTTCCTCATCGGCCGGGAGGGGATGGGAAACTACGAGGCGGTGCTGGCGGCGGCGTTCGTCCTCGCGCAGATTCCCGCCGGCATCGGCACCGCGATCAAGAAGCGCGTCAGCGAGGTCGACATCGACCCACCGGAGTTCCTCGGCGTCGGCATCCTCGCCCACGGTGTCTTCACCGTGATCCTCGTCGTCGTTTACCTCCTCGTCGAACCGTGGGCCGCCGACTACTTCGGCAGTAGCGACCTCGCCTTGGGGGTCGTGCTGGTGGTCTTCAGCCTCGGTCTGTTCAACGTCACGAACCGCTTCTACTCCGGCACGGGCCACCCGGCGGCCTCGTCGTGGGCCGACGCCCTCCGGAGCGTGCTGACGTTCGTCGCACAGATTCTCCTGATCTGGTGGGGGTTGGAGACGTTCGGCCTCGTGGTCGGTCTCGTCGCCGCGACGTTCCTCACGGGCGTCGTCTCGGCGGTCGCCAGCAAGGTGACGCCGGCGATTCCGACCGCCGAGACCGCCCGGACCGTCTACGACTTCGCGCGCTGGAGCGTCCCGACCTCGATGCTGACGAACCTCTACAGCAGTGCCGACGTGCTGATCATCAAGGGGCTGGCCGGCGTCGCGCTGGCGGGACCGGTCGGCGCGTCCGGCGCGGGGATGTACGGACTCGCCAAGCGCCTGGCGATGCCGGCCGCGATGTTCGCCGGGAGCATCCGCGACGCGCTGTCGGTGAAGTCCTCCGGCGTCGACTCGGCGGGCGGCGACGTGCGTGCCGACCTCGCCAACTCGCTGTCGTACACCGGACTGATCGCGATTCCACTGTTCTTCGGCGCGCTCGCCATCGACGACGCGCTCCTGCTCTTCTTCGACGAGTCGTACGCCGACGGGCCAGCGCTGGCGATCACCGGGATGGCGCTGTTCCAGGTGTTCAACACCTTCCGGCTCCCCTTCGAGGCGGTGCTGGAGGGGACCGACCGCCCGCGAACGATCTTCCGGGTGAACGTGCTGGTCCTGCTGGTTCACGTCCCCCTCGCAGTCGCGCTGGGGTACACCTACGGCCTGATGGGTGTGATCGCGGCCACCATCACCGCCGAGGCGCTCCGGGTCGTCGTCTACCAGTACCTCGCACACACCGACTACGGCGGCGTCGTCCTCACGCGGCCGATGGCCGAGCAGACGCTCGCGGGACTGTCGATGCTCGGGATCGTCGTCGGCCTCCGGGAGTACGTGGTCTCGATCCAGTCGATCGTCTGGCTGGTCCTCGTCGTCGGGATCGGTGCCGGCGTCTACTTCACGGTCCTGCTGGCGATCAGCAGACACTTCCGGGAGACCCTGCGCCACACGGTGCCGGGTGTGGATCGGGTCCTGTGA
- a CDS encoding nitric-oxide reductase large subunit: MRVRKQTLAKLLLVVFVVNLVVMGAGALLAYEQAPPIPRAVQGPDGETLVTKGEVQEGKTVFQRDGLMNHGSILGNGAYFGPDYTADTLDLKVQYMREYYAEERHGTTYDALSGPEQAAVDQRVETELDDEYGETGVVQYSAAETYAHRQVREVYVERYHEGSLERGVPAGMIDSEGEARRFADFALWTAWMSHTDRPGSDHTFTNDWPYQPTAGNEPTTAAMTWSVIAMVLLVAGAGVGVWLYKSVELPEPETDGVSVPHPEDVDLVPSQRAAVTFVPVAALLFVGQVMLGGLLAHYYVERGGFFGLGELLGVNVVSLLPFAIAKTWHIDLGVLWIATLWIGAGLFLPPLLTGYEPDGQSRLIHGLLGALVVVVVGGLSGIWLGAQGYIDGSLWWILGNEGLEYLEVGKLWQVGLLAGFVGWAYLVARGFKPLLDREPRHGLAHMILYAGGSIALLFVAGFLFTPKTNIAVTEFWRWWVVHMWVEGAFEFFIVAVVGLTLVSMNLLSKRSAEKAVLLEALFVMGTGVIGVSHHYWWIGMPDLWVPIGSVFSTLELIPLVFILFEAINEYRAMATAGEAFPYSLPFAFIVASGVWNFVGAGVLGFFINLPLVNYYEHGTYLTVGHAHAAMFGAFGFLALGMATYMLRIAVREVHWSTRRLRAAFWLWNVGLVLMVFVSVLPVGFLQLETAFAVSYDAARSVAFYERPLVQALFWARMPGDTLLILGTLVFGYDVVVKLRHLRPAVSDAEDRQWSPSVVLGDD, from the coding sequence ATGAGAGTCCGCAAGCAGACCCTGGCGAAGCTACTGCTGGTCGTCTTCGTCGTGAACCTCGTCGTCATGGGCGCGGGCGCGCTCCTGGCGTACGAGCAGGCACCGCCCATCCCGAGAGCGGTGCAGGGGCCCGACGGCGAGACCCTGGTGACGAAGGGAGAGGTACAGGAGGGCAAGACGGTGTTCCAGCGTGACGGGTTGATGAACCACGGTTCGATCCTCGGCAACGGGGCGTACTTCGGGCCGGACTACACCGCCGACACGCTGGACCTGAAGGTCCAGTACATGCGCGAGTACTACGCCGAGGAGCGCCACGGGACGACCTACGACGCGCTCTCGGGACCGGAACAGGCCGCCGTCGACCAGCGCGTCGAGACCGAACTCGACGACGAGTACGGGGAGACGGGCGTCGTGCAGTACTCCGCGGCGGAGACCTACGCCCACCGACAGGTCCGCGAGGTGTACGTCGAGCGATACCACGAGGGGAGTCTGGAACGGGGCGTCCCGGCCGGGATGATCGACTCCGAGGGCGAGGCCCGGCGGTTCGCGGACTTCGCGCTGTGGACCGCGTGGATGTCCCACACCGACCGCCCCGGGAGCGACCACACCTTCACGAACGACTGGCCGTACCAGCCGACCGCCGGGAACGAACCGACCACCGCCGCGATGACGTGGTCCGTGATCGCCATGGTCCTGCTCGTCGCCGGTGCGGGCGTCGGCGTCTGGCTCTACAAGTCCGTGGAGTTGCCCGAACCGGAGACCGACGGCGTCTCGGTCCCGCACCCCGAGGACGTCGACCTCGTGCCGAGTCAGCGCGCGGCGGTGACGTTCGTCCCCGTCGCGGCCCTGCTGTTCGTCGGACAGGTGATGCTCGGCGGCCTGCTCGCACACTACTACGTCGAACGCGGCGGCTTCTTCGGTCTCGGGGAGCTACTGGGGGTGAACGTCGTCTCGCTGTTGCCCTTCGCCATCGCCAAGACGTGGCACATCGACCTCGGGGTCCTCTGGATCGCCACGCTGTGGATCGGCGCGGGGCTGTTCCTCCCGCCGTTGCTGACCGGCTACGAACCCGACGGCCAGTCGCGGCTGATCCACGGCTTGCTCGGTGCGCTCGTCGTCGTCGTGGTCGGCGGTCTCTCGGGGATCTGGCTCGGCGCACAGGGGTACATCGACGGGAGCCTCTGGTGGATTCTCGGCAACGAAGGGCTGGAGTATCTCGAAGTCGGAAAACTCTGGCAGGTCGGTCTGCTCGCCGGCTTCGTCGGCTGGGCGTACCTCGTCGCACGGGGGTTCAAGCCCTTGCTGGATCGGGAGCCGCGTCACGGCCTGGCGCACATGATCCTCTACGCCGGCGGCTCTATCGCCCTGCTGTTCGTCGCCGGGTTCCTGTTCACGCCGAAGACGAACATCGCCGTCACCGAGTTCTGGCGCTGGTGGGTCGTCCACATGTGGGTCGAGGGCGCCTTCGAGTTCTTCATCGTCGCCGTCGTCGGCCTGACGCTGGTGTCGATGAACCTCCTCTCCAAACGGTCGGCCGAGAAGGCCGTCCTCCTGGAGGCGCTGTTCGTCATGGGGACCGGCGTCATCGGCGTCTCCCACCACTACTGGTGGATCGGGATGCCGGACCTGTGGGTGCCCATCGGGAGCGTCTTCTCGACGTTGGAGCTGATTCCGCTCGTCTTCATCCTCTTCGAGGCGATCAACGAGTACCGCGCGATGGCGACCGCAGGAGAGGCGTTCCCCTACAGCCTCCCCTTCGCGTTCATCGTCGCCTCGGGCGTCTGGAACTTCGTCGGCGCGGGGGTGCTCGGCTTCTTCATCAACCTCCCGCTGGTGAACTACTACGAGCACGGGACCTACCTCACGGTCGGTCACGCCCACGCCGCGATGTTCGGCGCGTTCGGCTTCCTCGCGCTAGGGATGGCGACCTACATGCTCCGGATCGCGGTCAGAGAGGTCCACTGGTCGACCCGGCGACTCCGGGCCGCCTTCTGGCTGTGGAACGTCGGCCTCGTGTTGATGGTGTTCGTCTCGGTCCTACCGGTCGGCTTCCTCCAGTTGGAGACCGCCTTCGCCGTGAGCTACGACGCCGCCCGGAGCGTGGCGTTCTACGAACGACCGCTCGTGCAGGCGCTGTTCTGGGCGCGGATGCCCGGCGACACCCTGCTGATCCTCGGGACTCTCGTCTTCGGCTACGACGTGGTCGTGAAACTCCGACACCTGCGGCCGGCGGTGTCGGACGCCGAGGACCGGCAGTGGTCGCCCTCCGTGGTGCTGGGTGACGACTGA
- the pyrI gene encoding aspartate carbamoyltransferase regulatory subunit produces the protein MSDTELRVSKIRNGTVIDHVTGGQALNVLTILDIDGSAGEQVSVGMNVPSGRLGRKDVVKVEDRELSQSEVDVLSLIAPEATINIIRDYEVVEKLRVERPDVVTGILACPNTNCITSGSEPVESRFEVLPDGVRCEYCGTIVREQIAEHIESQ, from the coding sequence ATGAGCGACACAGAACTCCGCGTCTCCAAGATCCGCAACGGAACCGTCATCGACCACGTCACGGGCGGGCAGGCACTGAACGTCCTGACCATCCTCGACATCGACGGCTCGGCCGGCGAGCAGGTCTCCGTGGGGATGAACGTCCCCTCCGGACGACTCGGCCGGAAGGACGTGGTGAAGGTCGAGGACCGGGAACTCAGCCAGTCCGAGGTGGACGTCCTCTCGCTGATCGCGCCCGAGGCGACGATCAACATCATCCGGGACTACGAGGTCGTCGAGAAACTCCGCGTCGAGCGCCCCGACGTGGTGACGGGCATCCTCGCGTGTCCGAACACGAACTGCATCACGAGCGGCAGTGAACCGGTCGAGTCACGCTTCGAGGTCCTCCCCGACGGCGTGCGCTGTGAGTACTGTGGCACCATCGTCCGCGAGCAGATCGCCGAGCACATCGAGAGTCAGTGA
- the pyrB gene encoding aspartate carbamoyltransferase, which translates to MPQDHLVTAKELSRDDIEAILDRAVEIADDPSAFRERHADTLLALCFFEPSTRTKMSFDAAAKRLGGETVDMGSVESSSVKKGESLADTMRVVEGYADAIVLRHPSEGSAKMASEFVDVPLINAGDGAGHHPSQTLLDLFTIRESAGLDDLTIGIMGDLKYGRTVHSLSTALTNFDARQHFISPESLRLPRSVRYDLHEAGAQVREHTDLEAILPELDVLYVTRIQRERFPDENEYRKVAGEYQIDAETLDDAKADLSIMHPLPRVDEIAPDIDETTHANYFEQAHNGVPVRMALLDRLL; encoded by the coding sequence ATGCCACAGGACCACCTCGTCACCGCGAAAGAACTCTCGCGGGACGACATCGAGGCGATCCTCGACCGGGCGGTCGAGATCGCCGACGATCCATCAGCGTTCCGCGAGCGCCACGCCGACACGCTCCTCGCGCTGTGTTTCTTCGAGCCGAGCACCCGCACGAAGATGAGCTTCGACGCGGCCGCAAAGCGCCTCGGCGGCGAGACCGTCGACATGGGGTCGGTCGAGTCCTCGTCGGTGAAGAAAGGCGAGAGCCTCGCCGACACGATGCGCGTCGTGGAGGGGTACGCCGACGCCATCGTCCTCCGGCACCCGAGCGAGGGGTCGGCGAAGATGGCCTCCGAGTTCGTGGACGTGCCACTGATCAACGCCGGCGACGGCGCGGGCCACCACCCGAGTCAGACCCTGCTCGATCTGTTCACGATCCGCGAGTCGGCCGGCCTGGACGATCTCACCATCGGGATCATGGGCGATCTGAAGTACGGCCGGACCGTTCACTCGCTCTCGACCGCGCTGACGAACTTCGACGCCCGCCAGCACTTCATCAGCCCCGAGAGTCTGCGCCTCCCACGCAGTGTCCGGTACGACCTCCACGAGGCCGGCGCACAGGTCAGAGAGCACACCGACCTGGAGGCGATCCTGCCGGAACTGGACGTGCTGTACGTCACCCGCATCCAGCGCGAGCGGTTCCCCGACGAGAACGAGTACCGGAAGGTCGCCGGCGAGTACCAGATCGACGCCGAGACGCTGGACGACGCGAAGGCGGACCTGTCGATCATGCACCCCCTGCCGCGCGTGGACGAGATCGCGCCCGACATCGACGAGACGACTCACGCGAACTACTTCGAACAGGCACACAACGGCGTCCCGGTACGGATGGCCCTGCTGGACCGACTGCTATGA